A genomic window from Luteitalea sp. includes:
- a CDS encoding sialate O-acetylesterase: protein MQWRLADGRTSSSQRRCSRMPAGSFASPSTNRRSQGERSRSPRLEGILPDGRMTMFPNPRWRADRADACWRALWHAAVVPRASDNGRSVNFLQNALMSPIVHMTTWILGLFCCWLLSSAGVPAQEAQFDIYVLMGQSNMAGRGEITQQYRAQEHPEVYMLNKELEWVRARHPLHFDKPKIAGVGLGLAFGIAMAEADPDKKIGLVPCAVGGTRIAQWKPGAFDETTRTHPYDDAVRRIREAMKHGTVKGILWHQGEGDRKSAAAYLPQLIELIGRLRTVTQNDKLPFVAGELGRYMKSHEHFNTVIADLPARTSNTAVVSSEGLTHTGDGTHFDSDSLHELGKRYAQAMARLLNEPVPE from the coding sequence ATGCAATGGCGCCTAGCGGATGGGAGAACGTCTTCGTCGCAGCGACGATGTTCTAGAATGCCCGCTGGCTCATTTGCGTCGCCCAGCACAAACCGGCGGAGTCAAGGTGAGCGTAGCCGCAGTCCTCGTCTCGAGGGCATTCTACCTGACGGGAGAATGACGATGTTTCCCAATCCGAGATGGCGGGCGGACCGAGCAGATGCCTGCTGGCGGGCGCTGTGGCATGCGGCGGTGGTGCCGAGGGCGTCTGATAACGGGCGTTCCGTCAACTTCCTCCAAAATGCGCTAATGTCGCCTATCGTCCACATGACTACATGGATACTCGGTTTGTTCTGTTGTTGGTTGCTGTCTTCCGCCGGTGTTCCAGCACAAGAAGCGCAGTTCGATATCTACGTCTTGATGGGGCAGTCCAACATGGCAGGCCGCGGAGAGATTACCCAGCAGTACCGGGCGCAGGAGCACCCGGAGGTCTACATGCTGAATAAGGAGCTGGAATGGGTGCGTGCCAGGCATCCTCTGCATTTCGACAAGCCGAAGATAGCGGGCGTAGGCTTGGGTTTGGCTTTTGGCATCGCCATGGCAGAAGCTGATCCCGACAAGAAGATCGGCCTGGTTCCGTGTGCGGTGGGCGGCACCCGCATCGCACAATGGAAGCCAGGAGCTTTCGACGAGACCACAAGAACCCATCCTTATGACGATGCCGTTAGACGCATACGAGAGGCTATGAAGCACGGAACGGTCAAGGGGATTCTGTGGCACCAGGGTGAAGGGGACCGGAAGAGCGCCGCTGCCTACCTGCCCCAGCTTATCGAGCTCATTGGGCGTCTGCGGACGGTGACCCAGAATGACAAGCTGCCGTTTGTGGCCGGAGAGCTTGGCCGGTATATGAAGAGCCACGAGCATTTCAACACAGTCATCGCGGACCTTCCTGCGAGAACCAGCAACACCGCGGTGGTGAGCTCAGAAGGGTTGACCCACACAGGCGATGGCACGCACTTCGATTCGGATTCGCT